One Manihot esculenta cultivar AM560-2 chromosome 18, M.esculenta_v8, whole genome shotgun sequence genomic window carries:
- the LOC110606871 gene encoding uncharacterized protein LOC110606871, producing MQKLLLLQKSPPSPLVCTSVATSFLTSSCRTKPINKTPFHSLTIKPYTSLSMPTATVGGGGSSLAACVARKATVRPTLPSRFSSNCYSACRCATETTATKTPFRAWVVARPAWYCTVARSGAEGPVTAAAAAVEGLKSCDGDSEKGEKEEKKVRMNRRQKGSSEVVGNADLLTIPGVGPKNLRKLVEKGFCGMAELKKLYKDKFIGKGNETMVEYLQSSVGIIHKSHAESITAFIKESVDEELKDINTDVKAALKKRITFCVEGNISVGKTTFLQRIVSDTIELRDLVEVVPEPIDKWQDIGPDHFNILDAFYAEPHRYAYTFQNYVFVTRVMQERESSGGVKPLRLMERSVFSDRMVFVRAVHEAKWMNEMEISIYDSWFDPVVSVLPGLIPDGFIYLRASPDTCHKRLKLRRRAEEGGVTLDYLRDLHEKHENWLFPFESGNHGVLSVSKPLLHLDNSLHPEIRDRVFYLEGDHMHSSIQKVPALVLDCEANIDFSRDIEAKEHYARQVSEFFKYVKHRKEVLPSKPGEGDCISNRQVLLPHEGGLFLPSEEHFPASALKSLDFRRTMSFMSSQ from the exons ATGCAgaagctgctgctgctgcaaAAGAGTCCTCCAAGCCCCCTCGTCTGCACTTCTGTTGCTACTAGTTTTCTTACTTCGTCCTGTAGAACCAAACCCATTAACAAAACCCCTTTTCATTCTCTTACTATAAAGCCATACACCTCTCTCTCAATGCCGACGGCCACAGTTGGTGGCGGCGGGTCTTCTCTTGCCGCGTGTGTGGCTAGAAAGGCCACAGTTAGACCCACACTCCCCTCGCGTTTTTCTTCAAACTGTTACAGTGCCTGCCGCTGTGCAACTGAAACCACAGCAACAAAAACTCCTTTCAGGGCTTGGGTTGTGGCCCGGCCTGCTTGGTACTGCACAGTGGCCAGGTCTGGGGCTGAGGGACCCGTCACAGCTGCGGCGGCGGCTGTTGAAGGATTGAAGAGTTGTGATGGAGACAGTGAGAAaggagaaaaagaggaaaaaaaggTGAGAATGAATAGGAGGCAGAAGGGCTCAAGTGAGGTGGTGGGCAATGCTGATTTGTTGACAATTCCAGGGGTGGGGCCGAAGAATTTGAGAAAGCTGGTGGAGAAAGGGTTCTGTGGAATGGCTGAGCTCAAGAAGCTCTATAAGGATAAG TTTATTGGGAAGGGTAATGAGACAATGGTTGAGTATTTACAGAGTTCTGTTGGAATTATTCATAAAAGTCATGCTGAGAGCATAACAGCTTTCATCAAAGAGAGTGTGGATGAAGAGTTAAAGGATATAAACACAGATGTGAAAGCTGCATTGAAGAAGCGAATCACATTTTGCGTTGAGGGTAATATTAGTGTTGGGAAGACAACGTTTCTTCAGAGAATAGTTAGTGATACAATTGAGCTTCGTGATCTTGTTGAAGTGGTACCAGAACCCATTGATAAGTGGCAGGATATTGGTCCTGACCACTTCAATATACTTGATGCATTCTATGCCGAACCACATAGGTATGCCTATACCTTCCAGAATTATGTGTTTGTCACAAGGGTGATGCAGGAGAGAGAGTCTTCTGGTGGAGTGAAGCCACTCAGGCTGATGGAGAGGAGTGTTTTCAGTGACAGAATG GTCTTTGTACGAGCTGTGCATGAAGCAAAGTGGATGAATGAGATGGAGATCAGCATTTATGACTCATGGTTTGATCCAGTTGTCTCAGTTTTACCTGGTCTCATTCCTGATGGTTTTATCTATCTTAGAGCAAGCCCTGATACTTGCCACAAGAGATTGAAGCTGCGAAGGAGAGCAGAAGAGGGTGGTGTCACCCTAGATTATCTCCGTGACTTGCATGAGAAGCATGAGAACTGGCTTTTCCCTTTCGAAAGTGGTAATCATGGAGTATTATCTGTCAGTAAGCCACTGCTACACCTGGATAACTCTTTGCATCCAGAAATTAGAGATCGTGTGTTTTATTTGGAAGGCGACCATATGCATTCGAGTATTCAGAAG GTGCCTGCTTTGGTTCTTGACTGCGAAGCGAACATTGACTTTAGCAGAGATATTGAAGCAAAGGAGCA CTATGCACGCCAAGTTTCGGAGTTCTTTAAATATGTGAAGCACAGGAAAGAAGTTTTGCCGTCAAAACCTGGTGAAGGTGATTGTATTAGCAATCGACAGGTCTTGCTGCCACATGAAGGTGGGTTGTTTTTACCGAGCGAAGAGCACTTCCCTGCATCAGCTCTCAAATCTTTAGATTTCAGACGAACAATGTCATTCATGTCTAGTCAGTGA